In Penicillium oxalicum strain HP7-1 chromosome VII, whole genome shotgun sequence, one DNA window encodes the following:
- a CDS encoding Dual specificity protein kinase FUZ7, producing the protein MADQFKARTLKRKNVKGLALNAAPKAADKPSDGDAQIPGALGNTDSNRTDTLEIGLEFRLDLRSEDLITLKELGAGNGGTVSKVMHASTKVVMARKVIRVDAKENVRKQILRELRVGHECNSPNIVTFYGAFQNEAGDIVLCMEYMDCGSLDRISKDFGPIRVDVLGKITESVLAGLCYLYETHRIMHRDIKPSNVVVNSRGQIKLCDFGVASETVNSIADTFVGTSTYMAPERIQGGAYTVRSDVWSVGLTVMELAVGHFPFDSSDSAAGDRASAGPMGILDLLQQIVHESAPKLPKSDAFPPILHDFVGKCLLKKPEERPTPRELYDKDAFLQAAKRTPVDLQEWAISMMERHNRKSYLAPPAPKSLRDTPSSMPHSNSSSSPAPTATPPVVGQKPAPISKTSRPSQPQAQSPYHPAAGDIPLNIAQDYPTASRPYGSSHGHSHYANPASYSQSRSAQSPPPPSLEHLSLDSREDDPRYGRRPMRHHGDPGSAVEPPARPYMSPRSASSHNSKRTNLTTGTLPIRAAPPPSQAPPPPPVSAGGSWRGYPGQMPSS; encoded by the exons ATGGCAGATCAGTTCAAGGCCCGGACGCTGAAGCGCAAGAATGTCAAAGGTCTTGCTTTGAATGCTGCACCTAAGGCGGCTGACAAACCCTCTGATGGCGATGCCCAGATCCCGGGCGCCCTCGGCAATACCGATAGCAATCGGACCGACACTCTCGAGATTGGTCTGGAGTTTCGATTGGATCTCCGCAGTGAGGATCTGATCACATTGAAGGAGCTCGGTGCTGGAAATGGCGGCACCGTCTCCAAGGTGATGCATGCATCCACCAAAGTGGTCATGGCCCGCAAG GTGATTCGAGTGGATGCCAAGGAGAACGTGCGCAAGCAGATTCTGCGCGAGCTCCGAGTGGGACACGAGTGTAACTCTCCAAACATCGTGACCTTCTACGGAGCCTTCCAGAACGAGGCCGGAGACATTGTGTTATGCATGGAGTACATGGACTGCGG ATCCCTCGATCGTATCTCGAAAGATTTTGGCCCTATCCGAGTGGATGTGCTCGGTAAGATCACCGAGTCAGTGCTGGCTGGTCTCTGCTACCTCTACGAGACCCATCGCATCATGCACCGGGACATCAAGCCATCCAACGTGGTGGTGAACTCACGGGGCCAGATTAAGCTGTGCGATTTCGGTGTCGCCAGCGAGACTGTCAATTCGATTGCCGACACCTTTGTCGGTACATCCACCTACATGGCGCCCGAGCGAATCCAAGGAGGTGCCTACACGGTCCGCTCAGACGTATGGAGTGTGGGCCTAACGGTCATGGAATTGGCGGTGGGCCATTTCCCTTTCGACAGCTCCGACTCTGCAGCGGGCGATCGAGCCAGTGCAGGACCGATGGGAATTTTGGACTTGCTCCAGCAAATTGTCCACGAGTCCGCGCCCAAGCTGCCCAAGAGCGACGCCTTCCCACCCATTCTACATGACTTTGTGGGCAAGTGTCTTTTGAAGAAGCCCGAAGAGCGCCCAACTCCACGAGAACTTTAC GACAAGGATGCTTTCTTGCAGGCGGCCAAGCGAACACCAGTCGACCTTCAGGAATGGGCTATCAGCATGATGGAGCGGCACAACCGCAAATCTTATCTTGCTCCCCCAGCACCCAAGTCTCTCAGAGACACGCCTTCCTCAATGCCCCATTCAaattcatcgtcatcaccgGCACCCACGGCCACACCCCCCGTGGTAGGACAAAAGCCGGCCCCCATCAGCAAGACTTCGCGCCCTTCACAACCCCAGGCGCAGTCGCCATATCATCCTGCGGCGGGCGACATCCCCTTGAACATCGCCCAGGACTATCCCACCGCCAGCCGACCATACGGCTCCTCACATGGCCACTCACACTACGCCAATCCCGCCTCCTACTCGCAGTCCCGGTCTGCGcagtctcctcctcctccgtccTTGGAGCATCTCTCCCTCGATAGCAGGGAAGATGACCCCCGCTACGGGCGCCGCCCGATGCGCCACCACGGGGACCCGGGGTCCGCGGTCGAGCCACCAGCTCGGCCTTATATGAGTCCGCGCTCCGCTAGCTCCCACAATTCGAAGCGGACAAACCTCACAACGGGCACACTGCCGATTAGGGCTGCCCCCCCGCCCTCGCAAGCCCCGCCGCCACCTCCTGTGTCGGCTGGTGGTAGCTGGCGAGGGTACCCGGGTCAGATGCCTTCGTCGTAA
- a CDS encoding Negative regulator of mitosis, giving the protein MATTRSLGVHEPSAISYLVAEGFLSPDPSEDQYKWTTCVDEGGSTGPVDDELVWTKHCVVWSRAGVVKRVFRFDPEKEDVRYALFTQFAAGNARSPGYREKATNASKKDRATHTATRSRSKGTQKGLGAASSLPGSGSTLNLHVDSRAAIATPSSSSDQSSRALVVVLKSQAHIFFVAGNSHTIPLPFEVESVFATPRGLLFQRKISEESPHTQTPCGPPPNSFMTSTSASIFDPGASQSSNVLRPAPGKGKRQSFKLPSIRNSTWGSGSHGSADIPRVFSLIDPHSEMGLVVTCSTSPGFKSSISSSTSRRQGSGLDSLDPTDEIVYISAKDELSSLGQTRNDTPLILVLTMNNITGLYTVWTARYRDDEIDGSKRGASRRQTEGTRSTRRSSHFGMATGATTPVARPPTGRESFGPWTEHWASSQNTESKNTAEEDLVSRVAQDFGDVGVPLKASRRVSSLLARTDLANSQDRVTFSDLATGSQSNTAVHHGGFRQSMGAGSTRASFGFNPRSSLPPGSGSVYSAAGSFVDPPVDKLLEDMNGGGLAEGFGNIALRESASGLPEELLLSKVESFSTMFSGNFRGSFGHASSHHLRVSTLSSPELNMQKGNVRSVAICIVDQDSRNMTIVNMKVEQVAIPKNRKAAKKSKSAERRPLLVHAAGVQYVPNVWDACTITDGGISRLLTLTVLENGHRELSLQTLWSSPSKVEIPRPLYLNDPHGVSAKKLAIRPRDSGVNRVMADPDLIFNAFDHSCSCGKVDLVDTSKQRHRLQIQMEPRNELVQKVVKVCNFVLRDTGKAGDGILVAWWEVIRWLQSRDDVENDIEWTALVIVLFSLAIPFIKSPQPQAPARRTRRKKNFLRSSSGSYIDLESWEAMLDLESGSSGVVAPWMKSSAWNWIVEQDSVAGHSTRDTTRQIQSEQPNANRTTYRHNSYLLRCASLSREFLQSSPGARATGGDGYLPISGAFAESTRCTALGTILIGLHLLREEQKLCTSDAEESQQPLGLLAPVLAQLGGWLGWRSWNWSESSYFGTEMASMERWQFEDTRITELNVPAEPFSPPSVFDFLSRTSREEFSPFLSLLDVINARDRTPRKDRLWKECFDLTPRTLALSGFLCDVRRAASPLEKIQLLHRWGLNKSIIDTFPEGVSAPLYETVMQCQNEASTSWHTALLEIIDREDLYMSMNPAQAKSFAPSQQVASSHDAFRDHHNIGNSALEFDSGVAFEASAEADRLAVTKLVFREDRRYVEASRLLNQSKAPVAECFPEPDWTDSDLLEAQKEIMQLVSYRTLSIPAGRGMLFFSGRLPLLTEKLPIPSFSMQCVMKPSNVTVSADRNAFTEEKVCWAFFHNGVSTGLAISKESKGIDTSWILFNKPAELTNRHAGFLLALGLNGHLKSLAKWVAFKYLTPKHTMTSIGLLLGLSASYIGTMDTLITRLLSVHVSRMLPMGAAELNLSPLTQTAGIMGIGLLYCRSQHRRMSEVMLSEIENTEEEEHAGAQEDLRDEGYRLAAGFALGLINLAKGKDLQGMRDMHVVERLLSIAAGTKHVDLAHVLDRATAGATIATALIFMKTNDQVLAQKIDIPDTTVRFDYIRPDLFLLRTLARHLIMWDSIRPEVDWINSSLPEVYRRRARLRGIHRLQSEDMPFFNIIGGLCFALGLRYAGSGNTQARDLLLYYLDQFIRISRLPVLSYDARLTRNSVRNCQDIVSLSAAVVMAGTGDLMLFRRLRSLHGRVDPDTPYGSHMAAHMAIGMLFLGGGSYTLGTSDLGVAALLCAFYPVFPTEVLDNKCHLQAFRHLWVLAAEPRCIVPRDLDTRRPISIPITITLHTGGVSTLTAPCLLPDPGEIRRVDVRGPDHWPLALDFSQDDALREKFRRGDPSVYLRRKATYSSAGDSTSVFASTLTGLSETQDILPTMTAAGATPAKGLPPSLWPNHTALLSGSLGAAAGSSQSPWDWVFALPSLQGLDIRERSLVLPSSFPAPSSRINTRLVTAPHWLRTSAVDTRLALAHTVRNIVQAAHGQSADADEVRDRVWQLRLLFEWLDRVQADDAEKNASPGVLPQAQNQTSGLWLRRDFLEEARWQILEVQNEGPGSEMGGA; this is encoded by the coding sequence ATGGCCACCACCCGATCACTTGGAGTGCACGAACCCTCAGCTATTTCCTACCTTGTCGCGGAAGGATTTCTTTCACCAGATCCCTCGGAAGACCAATATAAATGGACAACATGTGTCGATGAAGGAGGCTCGACTGGCCCGGTCGACGACGAGCTGGTGTGGACAAAGCATTGCGTGGTATGGTCTCGTGCAGGCGTGGTCAAGCGAGTCTTTCGATTCGACCCCGAAAAGGAGGACGTCAGATACGCTCTGTTCACTCAATTCGCGGCTGGAAATGCCAGGTCACCAGGCTACAGAGAAAAAGCCACCAATGCCTCGAAGAAGGATCGCGCCACCCATACCGCGACGAGAAGCCGGTCAAAGGGTACTCAGAAAGGTCTTGGAGCAGCTTCATCTTTACCAGGTTCTGGATCAACGCTGAATCTGCATGTGGATTCTCGAGCTGCAATTGCAACTCCCTCGAGTTCGAGCGACCAGAGCTCCCGggctttggtggtggtgctcaAATCTCAAGCACACATCTTTTTTGTCGCGGGAAACAGTCACACAATTCCTTTACCTTTTGAAGTCGAGTCTGTGTTCGCAACACCTCGTGGATTGCTTTTTCAGCGAAAGATTTCTGAAGAAAGTCCACATACTCAGACCCCGTGTGGCCCTCCGCCCAATTCCTTCATGACGTCGACCTCAGCCTCAATTTTTGATCCGGGTGCATCCCAGTCGTCGAATGTACTACGCCCGGCACCTGGCAAAGGGAAGAGGCAGTCTTTCAAACTGCCTTCGATACGCAATTCGACTTGGGGCTCGGGTTCTCACGGCAGTGCAGATATTCCTCGTGTCTTCTCACTCATTGATCCTCATTCGGAAATGGGATTGGTGGTGACTTGCTCAACATCCCCCGGGTTCAAGAGTAGTATCAGCAGCAGTACTTCACGGCGTCAAGGTTCAGGCTTGGATTCTCTTGATCCCACTGACGAGATTGTCTACATCTCCGCCAAAGACGAACTGTCGAGTCTTGGGCAGACTCGTAACGACACCCCTCTAATTCTGGTGCTGACTATGAACAACATTACGGGGCTCTATACCGTTTGGACGGCAAGGTATAgagatgatgaaattgatggcTCAAAAAGAGGAGCGTCTCGCCGACAGACTGAGGGTACACGATCCACCAGGCGTAGCTCCCATTTTGGAATGGCTACTGGTGCAACGACCCCAGTAGCTCGTCCGCCTACAGGCAGGGAGAGCTTTGGGCCGTGGACAGAGCATTGGGCCTCGTCTCAAAACACGGAGAGCAAAAacaccgccgaggaagatTTAGTGTCAAGAGTTGCCCAAGACTTTGGTGACGTGGGAGTGCCTCTTAAGGCTTCTCGACGGGTCAGCTCTCTACTAGCACGTACAGATCTGGCTAATAGCCAAGACCGGGTCACATTTTCTGATCTCGCTACGGGCAGCCAGTCTAATACAGCTGTTCATCACGGCGGCTTCCGCCAGTCAATGGGGGCAGGTAGCACAAGAGCGAGCTTCGGTTTCAATCCTCGATCCAGTCTTCCCCCAGGATCGGGATCCGTCTACAGTGCTGCTGGCAGCTTTGTGGACCCCCCAGTGGACAAATTGCTCGAAGACATGAATGGCGGGGGCTTGGCCGAAGGATTTGGCAATATTGCACTGCGAGAATCAGCTTCTGGTTTGCCGGAAGAGCTGCTTTTGTCCAAAGTCGAAAGCTTCTCTACGATGTTTTCTGGCAATTTTCGCGGATCTTTTGGCCACGCATCTTCCCACCATCTCAGAGTCTCCACGTTGTCCTCTCCAGAATTGAATATGCAGAAAGGAAATGTGCGATCAGTGGCGATCTGCATTGTGGATCAAGATTCTCGAAACATGACAATTGTGAATATGAAAGTCGAGCAAGTGGCCATCCCCAAGAACAGAAAAGCAGCAAAGAAATCCAAGTCGGCAGAGCGACGTCCCTTGTTGGTTCATGCAGCTGGGGTTCAGTACGTGCCTAATGTTTGGGATGCTTGTACCATAACAGATGGCGGGATCTCACGACTTCTGACACTGACTGTTCTGGAAAATGGACATCGCGAGTTATCCTTGCAAACTCTTTGGAGTAGTCCAAGCAAGGTCGAAATCCCGCGCCCACTATATCTGAATGATCCACACGGCGTGTCGGCCAAAAAACTCGCCATTCGACCGCGAGACAGCGGCGTCAATCGTGTCATGGCAGACCCAGACCTTATCTTTAATGCCTTCGATCACAGCTGCTCGTGCGGAAAGGTTGACCTGGTCGATACGTCAAAGCAGCGCCATAGACTCCAGATCCAGATGGAGCCTCGCAATGAGCTTGTCCAAAAGGTCGTCAAGGTCTGCAATTTCGTGCTTCGTGACACCGGAAAGGCTGGAGACGGCATACTGGTTGCCTGGTGGGAAGTCATCAGGTGGCTTCAGAGCAGAGATGATGTAGAGAATGACATTGAGTGGACTGCACTAGTcattgttttgttttctctaGCAATCCCTTTCATCAAATCACCCCAACCCCAGGCTCCAGCCAGACGCACACGCCGGAAGAAGAATTTCCTTCGCTCCAGTAGCGGCAGCTACATTGACTTGGAAAGCTGGGAAGCCATGCTTGATCTTGAGTCCGGATCTTCCGGTGTTGTTGCGCCATGGATGAAAAGCAGCGCTTGGAACTGGATTGTTGAGCAGGACTCCGTCGCAGGACACTCGACCCGTGACACCACTCGCCAGATTCAAAGCGAACAACCAAATGCCAACCGGACAACTTATCGCCACAATTCTTATTTGCTCCGCTGCGCATCTCTTAGTCGTGAGTTCCTGCAGAGCTCCCCAGGAGCACGAGCCACTGGTGGGGATGGATATCTGCCCATTTCGGGGGCTTTTGCCGAGTCGACCAGATGCACCGCACTTGGTACAATACTGATCGGCCTTCACCTCTTGCGGGAGGAACAAAAACTCTGCACTTCTGATGCGGAAGAGTCTCAACAGCCTTTGGGGCTTCTCGCCCCTGTTCTTGCCCAGCTTGGTGGTTGGTTAGGTTGGCGATCCTGGAATTGGTCGGAGAGCTCATACTTTGGCACTGAGATGGCCAGTATGGAACGATGGCAATTCGAAGATACTCGTATCACCGAGCTCAACGTCCCTGCCGAgcccttctctccaccgtCCGTTTTCGATTTCTTGTCCCGGACTTCGCGCGAAGAATTCTCCCCATTCTTATCGCTTCTCGATGTCATCAATGCTCGAGACCGTACTCCGAGAAAGGACAGGCTTTGGAAGGAATGTTTCGATCTGACACCAAGAACACTAGCCCTGAGTGGCTTCCTTTGCGACGTACGTCGAGCAGCCTCGCCCTTGGAAAAAATCCAGCTACTTCATCGTTGGGGTTTGAACAAGAGTATCATCGATACCTTCCCAGAAGGGGTGAGTGCGCCATTGTATGAGACAGTGATGCAATGCCAAAACGAGGCATCTACCTCGTGGCACACCGCATTGCTAGAAATCATCGATCGCGAGGATCTGTATATGTCAATGAATCCAGCACAAGCCAAAAGCTTCGCCCCATCTCAGCAGGTCGCTTCCTCCCATGACGCTTTCCGTGATCACCATAATATTGGGAATTCGGCACTGGAATTTGACAGTGGAGTTGCCTTTGAGGCTTCAGCGGAAGCTGATCGACTGGCCGTCACTAAACTTGTCTTCCGCGAGGACAGACGCTATGTAGAGGCATCGCGACTTTTAAATCAGTCAAAGGCGCCTGTGGCAGAGTGTTTCCCGGAGCCTGATTGGACGGATTCTGATCTGCTTGAGGCACAAAAGGAGATTATGCAACTTGTCTCGTATCGCACTCTATCGATTCCTGCGGGGCGTGGTATGCTTTTCTTTAGTGGGCGTTTGCCGTTGTTGACTGAGAAGCTGCCAATTCCCTCGTTCTCGATGCAGTGTGTCATGAAGCCCTCGAATGTCACTGTGAGCGCTGACCGAAACGCCTTCACCGAGGAGAAGGTCTGCTGGGCATTCTTCCACAACGGTGTGTCGACTGGACTGGCAATTTCCAAGGAATCCAAAGGTATCGACACGTCGTGGATCCTCTTCAACAAGCCCGCGGAATTGACTAACCGCCACGCCGGCTTCTTGCTCGCCCTCGGTCTGAATGGTCACCTGAAGAGCCTAGCGAAATGGGTGGCTTTCAAATACTTGACTCCCAAACATACCATGACTTCGATCGGCTTGCTGCTTGGCCTCTCAGCATCCTACATCGGCACCATGGACACCTTGATCACTCGGCTACTTTCGGTCCACGTGTCGAGGATGCTTCCGATGGGCGCTGCCGAGCTCAACCTGTCGCCTTTGACCCAGACCGCTGGTATCATGGGTATCGGCCTCCTCTATTGCCGCTCTCAGCATCGTCGCATGAGTGAGGTAATGCTATCAGAGATAGAGAAcacagaagaggaagaacaTGCTGGAGCGCAGGAGGACTTGCGGGACGAGGGATACCGGCTGGCTGCAGGGTTTGCTCTGGGATTGATCAATCTCGCCAAGGGCAAAGATCTGCAAGGTATGCGAGACATGCACGTTGTGGAGCGACTGCTGTCCATCGCAGCAGGTACCAAGCACGTTGATCTGGCGCACGTGCTGGATCGTGCCACTGCGGGTGCAACAATCGCAACTGCACTCATATTCATGAAGACCAATGATCAGGTCTTGGCTCAGAAGATCGACATTCCCGATACAACCGTTCGTTTCGATTACATCCGACCGGATCTGTTCCTGCTGCGCACTCTAGCTCGGCATCTCATCATGTGGGACAGCATCAGACCAGAAGTGGACTGGATCAATTCAAGCTTACCCGAGGTCTATCGAAGACGTGCACGTCTGCGGGGCATTCACCGGCTGCAGAGTGAGGACATGCCATTTTTCAATATCATCGGTGGTCTCTGCTTTGCGCTAGGCCTGCGTTATGCAGGCTCCGGCAATACGCAAGCTCGAGATCTTCTGCTATACTACCTTGACCAGTTCATCCGCATCTCCCGCTTGCCGGTTCTCAGCTATGATGCTAGACTCACACGTAATTCGGTCAGAAATTGTCAAGACATCGTGTCCCTGTCTGCGGCAGTCGTCATGGCTGGTACGGGTGACTTGATGCTGTTCCGAAGACTGCGGTCACTCCACGGACGAGTCGACCCAGACACTCCCTATGGCAGTCACATGGCTGCGCATATGGCAATCGGtatgctcttcctcggcggggGTAGCTATACACTCGGCACCTCTGATCTCGGTGTGGCTGCCCTTCTTTGTGCTTTCTATCCTGTCTTCCCCACAGAAGTGCTGGACAACAAATGTCACCTGCAAGCGTTCCGCCATCTCTGGGTGCTCGCTGCAGAACCGCGCTGTATTGTTCCTCGGGACCTCGACACCCGGCGTCCAATTTCGATCCCGATCACTATCACCTTGCACACTGGTGGTGTATCAACCCTCACTGCTCCTTGCCTGCTCCCTGATCCCGGCGAGATCCGCCGGGTGGATGTCCGGGGACCGGATCACTGGCCCCTTGCGTTAGATTTCAGCCAAGATGACGCTCTACGCGAAAAGTTCCGCCGAGGAGATCCATCTGTCTATCTGCGCCGCAAGGCTACCTACAGTTCTGCGGGAGATTCTACTTCGGTATTCGCGTCCACTCTTACCGGTCTGAGCGAAACACAAGACATTCTCCCCACCATGACAGCTGCAGGCGCAACCCCCGCCAAGGGTCTTCCCCCGTCGCTATGGCCAAATCACACTGCTCTACTGTCTGGCTCACTGGGCGCTGCAGCAGGATCTTCCCAGTCTCCATGGGACTGGGTCTTCGCCTTACCGTCCCTCCAAGGGCTGGATATCCGTGAACGATCACTCgttctcccttcttctttccctgcGCCCTCAAGTCGCATCAACACTCGCCTGGTTACAGCACCACATTGGCTCCGCACTTCAGCCGTCGATACTCGACTCGCGCTGGCGCATACCGTGCGTAACATTGTACAGGCTGCCCACGGGCAAAGCGCGGATGCGGATGAAGTTCGTGACCGTGTCTGGCAACTCCGACTCTTATTCGAATGGCTGGATCGTGTGCAGGCCGACGATGCGGAGAAGAATGCTAGTCCGGGAGTGCTGCCACAAGCTCAGAATCAGACATCGGGTCTGTGGCTGCGAAGGGACTTTTTGGAGGAGGCTAGGTGGCAGATCCTGGAGGTTCAGAATGAAGGGCCTGGGAGTGAGATGGGCGGTGCGTGA